A single Oncorhynchus tshawytscha isolate Ot180627B linkage group LG01, Otsh_v2.0, whole genome shotgun sequence DNA region contains:
- the gnrh3 gene encoding gonadotropin-releasing hormone 3, whose product MWLVFYCLFFPASMDLSSKTVVQVVMLALIAQVTFSQHWSYGWLPGGKRSVGELEATIRMMDTGGVMALPEETDAHIPERLRPYDVMSKKRMPHK is encoded by the exons ATGTGGCTTGTATTTTACTGCCTTTTTTTCCCAGCTTCCATGGATCTTAGCAGCAAAACGGTTGTGCAGGTGGTGATGTTGGCGTTGATAGCTCAGGTCACTTTCTCTCAGCATTGGTCGTATGGGTGGCTACCTGGAGGAAAGAGAAGTGTTGGGGAGCTGGAGGCCACCATCAGG ATGATGGACACAGGTGGTGTAATGGCTCTTCCTGAGGAGACAGATGCCCATATCCCAGAGAGATTGAGACCATATGATGTA ATGTCGAAGAAACGGATGCCACATAAATAA